A single genomic interval of Spinacia oleracea cultivar Varoflay chromosome 6, BTI_SOV_V1, whole genome shotgun sequence harbors:
- the LOC110797648 gene encoding uncharacterized protein, with amino-acid sequence MKRRERSWMYDRLDGHHLKPEFVNGVGDFIEFCKEHPTFNDHGEIRCPCSGCDNRHFHDVETVKVHLYKKGFVRNYFDWICHGEILGESLPVQSNPCQDMVVDALGNNQEHLSYEETNSVKEEPTDEAKKLFDLLKAGGVPLYKGSKISVLEMAPENGGVLPTAGDLYSTIRKNGIPGKEKVPCNGKSKQIKDTYEKNDVECYEKDIDKCYYETVGGRKKRKNPCLGSDGDLYYKRSSRWGGSSSSPYITPCILSQISTQLEECQLQMFQQSLEFKSLQLEFKSLQLELVKQRLQIEREERQMQREREEDRRWTVEYVAEMREAMTTHALMFKQMFKQMFNQFSGSFPCNKQQAPLDSSSDSSSEG; translated from the exons ATGAAAAGGAGGGAGCGTAGTTGGATGTATGATAGACTTGATGGGCACCACCTTAAGCCCGAGTTTGTCAACGGGGTTGGAGACTTCATTGAGTTTTGCAAAGAGCATCCAACTTTCAATGACCACGGCGAAATAAGATGCCCATGCTCCGGGTGTGACAACAGACATTTCCATGATGTCGAAACAGTTAAAGTACATTTGTACAAGAAGGGGTTTGTTCGTAATTACTTTGATTGGATATGTCACGGGGAAATTTTAGGAGAGTCCTTGCCTGTTCAATCCAATCCATGTCAGGATATGGTTGTTGATGCTCTTGGTAATAATCAAGAACATTTGTCGTATGAAGAGACAAATTCAGTTAAAGAAGAACCAACCGATGAAGCTAAGAAACTTTTTGACCTTCTAAAGGCAGGCGGGGTTCCATTATATAAAGGGAGCAAGATATCTGTGTTGGAGATG GCTCCCGAAAATGGAGGTGTGTTGCCTACCGCTGGTGATTTATATTCGACGATCCGCAAGAATGGAATACCGGGTAAAGAAAAAGTACCTTGTAATGGTAAATCGAAACAGATCAAG GATACGTACGAGAAAAATGATGTTGAATGCTATGAGAAAGACATTGATAAATGCTATTATGAGACGGTAGGTGGgagaaagaagagaaaaaatCCTTGTCTGGGAAGTGATGGAGATCTCTATTACAAAAGGTCTTCGAGATGGGGTGGCAGTTCATCTAGCCCTTATATCACACCTTGTATTCTTTCTCAAATTTCCACACAGTTAGAAGAATGTCAACTACAAATGTTTCAACAATCCCTCGAGTTTAAAAGTTTACAATTGGAGTTTAAAAGTTTACAATTGGAGTTGGTGAAACAAAGGCTTCAGATAGAAAGAGAAGAACGTCAAATgcaaagggagagagaagaagataGAAGATGGACTGTTGAGTATGTTGCCGAGATGAGAGAGGCAATGACCACCCATGCTCTGATGTTCAAACAGATGTTCAAACAGATGTTCAACCAGTTTAGTGGTTCTTTCCCTTGCAATAAGCAGCAAGCCCCTCTAGATTCGTCTAGCGATTCGTCTAGTGAAGGGTAG
- the LOC110797647 gene encoding receptor-like cytosolic serine/threonine-protein kinase RBK2, translating into MQKPGQDSNSPVGVLEDYFRTVESDTNSSNDANEAQKNPRTSSGFRGFMGLLRSKSKKQFPALASMNIPKLSGLRSSSMREESPFSLTGKCYFGNAGLHNADSPSRSFTLYELQLATKNFSQENFIGKGGYAEVYRGRLQDGKVIAVKRLARGTPEERIADFLTELGIMAHVNHPNTTKLIGYCVEGGMHLVLEYSHLGSLASLLHGSKGKLSWSIRYKIALGIAEGLMYLHYGCQRRIIHRDIKAANILLTKDFEPQICDFGLAKWLPDKWTHHIVVKFEGTFGYLAPEFMMHGIVDEKTDVFAFGVLLLELITGRRALDCSQQSLVLWAKPLLRKNNMRELIDPDLENNFNSKQMKLMLLAAALCVQRSSIRRPQMNQVLQLLKGNLSSFDSIKKHKKPSFWKMYYDDITDA; encoded by the exons ATGCAAAAACCAGGACAGGATTCAAATTCTCCTGTTGGTGTCCTAGAGGACTACTTTCGAACCGTAGAATCCGATACAAACTCATCCAATGATGCAAATGAAGCTCAGAAAAACCCAAGAACAAGTTCTGGTTTTCGCGGTTTTATGGGTTTATTAAGGTCTAAATCAAAGAAGCAGTTCCCTGCATTGGCTTCTATGAATATTCCTAAGCTATCAGGGTTGAGAAGTAGTAGTAtgagggaggaatccccgtttTCGTTAACCGGAAAATGTTATTTTGGCAATGCTGGATTGCACAATGCTGATTCACCTAGCAGGAGTTTCACCCTCTATGAACTCCAACTGGCAACCAAAAACTTCAGCCAAG AGAATTTCATTGGGAAGGGTGGATATGCTGAAGTGTATAGAGGAAGGTTGCAGGATGGGAAAGTTATCGCAGTGAAACGACTTGCTCGTGGCACGCCTGAAGAAAGGATTGCGGATTTCTTAACCGAGCTAGGGATAATGGCTCATGTTAACCATCCCAACACGACCAAATTGATTGGTTATTGTGTTGAAGGAGGAATGCATCTTGTTCTTGAATACTCGCATCTTGGTAGCTTAGCTTCATTGTTACATG GTTCAAAGGGGAAATTGAGTTGGAGTATTAGGTATAAGATTGCATTAGGGATTGCTGAGGGACTAATGTATCTCCATTACGGTTGTCAAAGGCGAATTATTCATCGAGATATTAAAGCTGCAAACATTTTGCTGACTAAAGACTTTGAACCCCAG ATTTGTGATTTCGGGCTTGCAAAATGGCTACCAGATAAATGGACTCATCACATTGTTGTAAAATTTGAAGGAACATTTGG CTATCTTGCACCTGAATTCATGATGCATGGCATAGTAGATGAGAAAACCGATGTTTTTGCGTTCGGTGTGCTTCTGTTGGAGCTGATTACAGGTCGACGTGCTCTTGATTGCTCACAGCAAAGCCTTGTTTTGTGG GCGAAACCATTACTAAGAAAGAACAACATGAGAGAGCTGATTGATCCTGATCTTGAAAACAACTTCAACTCAAAACAGATGAAGCTTATGCTTTTAGCTGCTGCCTTGTGTGTGCAGCGCTCTTCAATTCGACGCCCTCAGATGAATCAG GTTTTACAGCTTCTAAAAGGCAATCTTAGCAGCTTTGATTCCATAAAGAAACATAAGAAGCCATCATTTTGGAAGATGTACTATGACGATATTACTGATGCATAA